One stretch of Tepidibacter hydrothermalis DNA includes these proteins:
- a CDS encoding FprA family A-type flavoprotein produces MESFKIKNNIHWTGVLDPGLEVFDIIMKTEFGSTYNSYFIDDEKKVLIDTVKANFKDEYLEKLSKLTDIKDIDYVIINHTEPDHSGSLKYILEINPNIEVYCTKAASIFLKEQVNTEFKCHVIKDGEELDIGSKKLKFVTAPFLHWSDTMFVYSESDKVLFSCDAFGSHYASVDPKIVHTDDYKKSLKHYYDCIVKPFAKHALSAINKVKNFEIDTILTSHGPILSEDISYNIQKYTEWSTEVVETSNQKKVALLYLSAYRNTVLMAEKIKEGLESEGVAVEFLDIEKESLETIHDTINMSKGLLLGSPTINKSMVKPMWDALSIIDPMANMGKISGVFGSFGWSGEGIKMAESMLKIMGFKMPVESITKKFSPSDETLNQCVEFGKEFAKHI; encoded by the coding sequence ATGGAATCATTTAAAATAAAAAATAACATTCATTGGACAGGAGTATTAGACCCAGGTCTTGAAGTCTTCGATATTATAATGAAGACAGAGTTTGGAAGCACTTATAATTCATACTTTATAGATGACGAGAAAAAAGTATTGATAGATACTGTTAAAGCAAATTTTAAAGATGAATATCTTGAAAAATTATCTAAATTGACTGATATTAAAGACATAGATTACGTAATAATAAATCACACTGAACCAGATCACTCTGGATCTTTAAAGTACATACTAGAGATAAATCCTAATATAGAAGTCTACTGTACTAAGGCTGCTAGTATATTCTTAAAAGAACAAGTAAATACAGAATTTAAATGTCATGTTATAAAAGACGGAGAAGAACTTGACATCGGAAGCAAGAAATTGAAGTTTGTAACAGCACCATTCCTTCACTGGTCTGACACTATGTTTGTATACAGTGAATCAGATAAAGTATTATTCTCATGTGATGCTTTTGGTTCTCACTATGCAAGTGTAGACCCTAAGATTGTTCATACTGATGATTACAAGAAATCATTAAAACATTATTATGACTGTATAGTAAAACCTTTTGCAAAGCATGCTCTAAGTGCTATAAATAAAGTTAAAAATTTTGAAATAGATACAATATTAACTTCTCATGGTCCTATATTATCTGAAGATATAAGCTACAATATACAAAAATATACTGAGTGGTCTACTGAGGTAGTTGAAACTTCAAATCAAAAGAAAGTAGCCCTACTTTACCTATCAGCTTATAGAAATACTGTTTTAATGGCTGAAAAAATAAAAGAAGGACTAGAGTCTGAAGGAGTTGCAGTAGAGTTTTTAGATATAGAAAAAGAAAGCTTAGAGACTATTCATGATACTATAAATATGTCTAAAGGACTTTTACTAGGATCTCCTACTATAAACAAATCTATGGTTAAACCTATGTGGGATGCTTTATCAATAATAGATCCTATGGCTAATATGGGTAAAATATCTGGAGTATTTGGTTCATTCGGATGGAGTGGAGAAGGAATTAAGATGGCAGAGTCTATGCTTAAGATAATGGGCTTTAAGATGCCTGTTGAGTCTATAACAAAGAAATTCTCACCATCTGATGAAACTTTAAATCAATGTGTAGAATTCGGTAAAGAATTTGCAAAGCATATATAA